Proteins encoded in a region of the Trichomycterus rosablanca isolate fTriRos1 chromosome 26, fTriRos1.hap1, whole genome shotgun sequence genome:
- the scn4bb gene encoding sodium channel, voltage-gated, type IV, beta b isoform X2 → MESVIPIDKAEPVNQKIYRERVSFVGPKNTNNVSILIWNVTFEDAGVYTCFGKNPKEKGRNHSAHFTLYVVEELRVVDNTLTVMIVSCVGGFIALLVIFMLLKNLTLFVLAKLEEKNKECLVSSGIDNTENGLSGTKVTPKLTPKKA, encoded by the exons ATGGAGTCGGTGATCCCGATCGACAAAGCAGAGCCAGTAAACCAGAAGATTTATCGGGAGCGCGTGTCCTTCGTGGGCCCCAAAAATACCAACAACGTGTCCATATTAATCTGGAATGTGACGTTCGAGGACGCCGGAGTGTACACGTGCTTCGGCAAGAACCCCAAAGAGAAGGGCAGGAACCACAGCGCCCACTTCACCCTCTACGTGGTGGAGGAAC tgcgGGTGGTGGACAACACACTGACCGTCATGATTGTCTCGTGTGTGGGAGGCTTCATCGCTCTGCTGGTCATCTTCATGCTGCTGAAGAACCTCACGCTCTTCGTTCTTGCCAAGCTCGAGGAGAAAAA taAGGAGTGCCTCGTCTCCTCAGGAATCGATAACACCGAAAACGGTCTGTCCGGCACCAAAGTAACACCTAAACTTACACCAAAGAAAGCATGA
- the tmprss4b gene encoding transmembrane protease serine 4b — MRRRSKRLSKLQTDRRKRLRFALITIVSVLLILVVLTLALYHIIRLINSEYYFCAQSLTFIPVLKACDGNADCADGEDEMNCVSSLRTNSTHPVRLVGESLILQVYNHDKWTTVCADNWRTQHTRLACQQLGYMQSPRSIHVPVKSLRPDLKATFSTLNTETPKTGVNLQNALTVRDQCTSGSVISLSCSDCGEVLGGDRIVGGADTEIEAWPWQVSLQWNTQHVCGGSLISRRWVISAAHCFTGRIKELSMWRVALGRTHVTSSGAVSVETILLHQSYKPKSHDYDIAMLRLTWDVTPEDTVHPVCLPPYQLPIKQGAELVVTGWGLLHEKGGLPSVLQKAAVPLIDQSVCSNASVYGSAITPRMLCAGYLKGKVDSCQGDSGGPLVYLSSRWHLVGVVSWGVGCAREGLPGVYTDVRQLLDWIYRIMDKYR; from the exons ATGCGTCGGAGGTCAAAGAGGTTGTCAAAGTTGCAGACGGACCGAAGGAAGCGTCTGAGATTTGCTCTCATCACCATCGTCAGTGTCCTACTGATCTTAGTGGTCCTGACACTGGCACTTTACCACA TAATCAGGCTCATAAACTCTGAGTATTATTTCTGCGCTCAGTCCCTGACCTTCATTCCCGTGCTGAAAGCGTGCGACGGGAACGCTGACTGTGCCGACGGTGAAgatgagatgaactgtgtgtCCAGTTTGAGGACCAATAGCAcccacccag tgAGGTTGGTGGGTGAGAGTTTGATATTGCAGGTTTATAATCATGATAAGTGGACGACCGTATGTGCAGATAACTGGAGAACCCAACACACTCGACTAGCATGTCAGCAGCTGGGTTACATGCA GAGCCCTCGCAGTATACATGTCCCGGTCAAGAGTCTGCGCCCCGATCTGAAGGCGACTTTCAGCACCCTTAATACAGAAACCCCTAAAACGGGTGTGAATCTACAGAACGCCCTCACAGTGAG AGATCAGTGCACATCAGGATCTGTTATATCGCTGTCCTGCtcag ACTGCGGCGAGGTGCTCGGCGGCGACAGGATTGTTGGCGGCGCAGATACAGAGATCGAGGCGTGGCCGTGGCAGGTCAGTCTGCAGTGGAACACGCAGCACGTGTGTGGAGGATCGCTGATCTCCAGACGATGGGTGATCAGCGCCGCTCACTGCTTCACCGG ACGAATCAAGGAACTGAGCATGTGGCGGGTGGCCTTGGGCCGCACCCACGTGACATCATCTGGGGCAGTTTCGGTCGAAACCATCCTCCTCCATCAAAGCTACAAACCCAAGTCACATGACTACGATATCGCCATGCTTCGCCTGACCTGGGACGTGACGCCGGAAG ACACCGTTCACCCGGTTTGCCTGCCACCATACCAGCTGCCCATCAAACAGGGGGCAGAACTTGTAGTGACCGGGTGGGGCCTGCTGCACGAGAAGG GCGGGTTGCCGTCGGTTCTGCAGAAAGCCGCAGTGCCCCTGATCGACCAGTCGGTGTGCTCTAACGCGTCCGTCTACGGCTCGGCCATCACTCCCAGAATGCTGTGCGCCGGCTATCTGAAAGGAAAAGTGGATTCCTGTCAG GGGGACAGCGGGGGTCCGCTGGTGTACCTGTCGTCTCGGTGGCACCTGGTGGGCGTGGTGAGCTGGGGAGTCGGCTGCGCCCGTGAAGGTCTTCCTGGAGTTTACACTGACGTGAGGCAGCTCCTGGACTGGATCTATCGCATCATGGAC AAATACCGCTGA
- the fxyd2 gene encoding sodium/potassium-transporting ATPase subunit gamma, with protein sequence MGDETPKNFDKDFFYDYETIRKGGLIFAAVVFCLGIAIIFGKRLTCGSKRAAKPVNMDEL encoded by the exons ATGGGGGACG aaACACCAAAGAACTTTGATAAGGACTTTTTCTATG ATTATGAAACCATCAGAAAGGGGGGGCTGATCTTTGCAGCTGTTGTCTTCTGTTTGGGCATTGCGATCATTTTCG gCAAAAGACTCACCTGTGGAAGCAAACGGGCCGCCAA GCCTGTGAACATGGATGAACTTTGA
- the scn4bb gene encoding sodium channel, voltage-gated, type IV, beta b isoform X1 — MATLRRRRFLSESSALLLIVMFGMYGGSEALEMSTGKVPFLEAVNGSDVLLPCTYTSCIGILNLFFKWEFNDNGTMEKVMESVIPIDKAEPVNQKIYRERVSFVGPKNTNNVSILIWNVTFEDAGVYTCFGKNPKEKGRNHSAHFTLYVVEELRVVDNTLTVMIVSCVGGFIALLVIFMLLKNLTLFVLAKLEEKNKECLVSSGIDNTENGLSGTKVTPKLTPKKA; from the exons gtATGTACGGGGGGTCAGAAGCACTGGAGATGTCCACTGGTAAAGTTCCCTTTCTGGAGGCGGTGAATGGCAGTGATGTTTTGTTGCCCTGCACCTACACCAGCTGTATCGGCATCCTCAATCTCTTCTTCAAATGGGAATTTAATGATAACGGCACAATGGAGAAA GTGATGGAGTCGGTGATCCCGATCGACAAAGCAGAGCCAGTAAACCAGAAGATTTATCGGGAGCGCGTGTCCTTCGTGGGCCCCAAAAATACCAACAACGTGTCCATATTAATCTGGAATGTGACGTTCGAGGACGCCGGAGTGTACACGTGCTTCGGCAAGAACCCCAAAGAGAAGGGCAGGAACCACAGCGCCCACTTCACCCTCTACGTGGTGGAGGAAC tgcgGGTGGTGGACAACACACTGACCGTCATGATTGTCTCGTGTGTGGGAGGCTTCATCGCTCTGCTGGTCATCTTCATGCTGCTGAAGAACCTCACGCTCTTCGTTCTTGCCAAGCTCGAGGAGAAAAA taAGGAGTGCCTCGTCTCCTCAGGAATCGATAACACCGAAAACGGTCTGTCCGGCACCAAAGTAACACCTAAACTTACACCAAAGAAAGCATGA
- the arhgap35b gene encoding rho GTPase-activating protein 35 → MMAKKQDSRTPIYNLIVVGLSGTEKEKGQCGVGKSCLCNRFVRPSADDFHLDHTSVLSTSDFGGRVVNNDHFLFWGEVERVLEDGTESRMHVVEQTEFIDDQTFQPHRSTALQPYIKRAAATKLASAEKLMYFCTDQLGLEQDFEQKQMPEGKLQVDGFLLCVDVSRGMNRSFDDQMKFVTNLFNHISKTKKPVVLVLTKCDEGVERYIKDSHTFAITKKNLQVVETSARSNVNVDSAFLTLIQLIDKGRGKHKIIPYFEALKHQSQVIASAKDRYEWLVNHIVKNHNETWPAMSRRMQTAPEYKEYVFLEGSAKAKKLFQQHIHRLKQEHTERRRKGYLGALPLALSSLVSELAEIEHLSWSGVQKVLESKKDFDHWFVVLEDAPWEDTPHLDNMEDDRIPFDVLDTTAAEIIFDAHLDHLRNECKRAEMRHEFKMKLASSPFVTPGRPWEEARSFIMNEDFYQWLEEPEYLDIYNRHQKVIIDRAKEDFQELLLEYSELFYELKVDAKPSKEKMGAIQEVLGEEQRFKALQKLQAERDALVLKHIHFVYHPTKDTCPSCPHCVDSKIEQILASCFPTRYPSYGKSYMNDSKPERINLVILGKDGLARELANEIRALCANDDLYVLEGKMYELVLRPIEGNVRLPVNFFHTPTFTPHGCLCLYNSKESLSYVVESIEKLRESTLGRRDSHIAGLPLSLLLVTKRGMGTLGDLGGETAQILIAQGQQIAIKLQCNYLEPALPGSGYGRNVNEKQINQVIKSLLDIRRNAVFRSGSPSPPPLPQSIRDLQQDQSPEADLRIVMCLMCGDSYDVDQLLSPFLLPQHCRPTYSSCNSVLLEQSVSGQRLTIELSLLSYHASFTMRKSRLAHGYIAVYSARRKASLETLCALLCEVPDIVPVQLLAVGETETELTDSESVRELLTQGKELASEIEGNFASVVCGAGGVVGGLHRIDLFQSFFTEVVEKKTLVEATHTYDNAAEACSTNENVYSPQCGSPSPVTMLLDYEEDMEASPPYYDGTLTSHSGFRIPDMDSGDTFSVISELSTFENKLNNKGSSHVRPRPSVTFDIRKHNFNPYMDSGTHRRSFTSNVTWPCGDGVYDPSDYAEPVDAVSKPRPRHEECIYSVPHDSTQGKIITIRNSNRMHSNGGVNGSDSEGDGNSLERRRKFSAAGVKPRLYRDRSKRLGKFSNFRTSFSIGSDDELGVLPKTKEDEVTVLKGESLIEEGDDKKRNILRSLRRPGKKTRLKPRHSISKPLESTYFGVPLVTVVSPDRPIPVFIDKCIRFIEATGLTTEGIYRVSGNKSEMETMQRQFEQDHSLDLVEKDFSVNTVAGALKSFFSELPEPLIPYSTQVELVEAFKINDREQRLHTMKDLLRRFPRENYEVFKHIMGHLNKVSQWNKANLMTSENLSICFWPTLMRPEVTTMDALTLTPTYQAIVETFIHQCAFFFYNQAPVESPTGLYGSAVSSVLPPSPGGAPSCGPPPSRFSPSPLSPPGSPPQSPHTDASEAHTL, encoded by the exons ATGATGGCTAAAAAGCAAGATTCACGGACGCCGATCTACAACCTGATCGTTGTCGGTCTATCAGGCACTGAGAAAGAGAAGGGCCAATGCGGGGTCGGGAAGTCCTGCCTTTGTAACCGCTTTGTCCGCCCCAGTGCGGATGACTTTCATCTCGATCACACGTCTGTGTTAAGTACCAGTGACTTTGGTGGTCGAGTTGTCAACAATGACCATTTTCTGTTTTGGGGCGAGGTGGAGCGCGTTTTGGAAGATGGCACAGAGTCCAGGATGCATGTCGTGGAGCAGACGGAGTTTATCGATGACCAGACGTTTCAGCCGCATCGGAGCACGGCCTTGCAGCCCTACATTAAAAGAGCCGCCGCCACAAAACTGGCCTCTGCTGAGAAGCTCATGTATTTCTGTACAGACCAGTTGGGCCTGGAGCAAGACTTTGAGCAAAAACAAATGCCAGAGGGTAAGCTACAGGTGGATGGCTTTCTGCTCTGTGTCGATGTAAGTCGAGGCATGAACCGTAGCTTTGATGACCAAATGAAGTTTGTCACCAACCTGTTTAATCACATAAGCAAGACGAAAAAGCCCGTCGTGCTGGTTCTCACTAAATGTGATGAAGGAGTTGAGCGATACATCAAGGATTCTCATACGTTTGCGATTACTAAGAAGAACTTGCAAGTCGTTGAAACATCGGCTCGATCCAACGTCAACGTCGACTCCGCTTTCCTCACGCTGATTCAACTCATTGATAAGGGCAGGGGCAAGCATAAGATAATACCTTATTTCGAGGCTTTAAAGCATCAGAGTCAAGTGATCGCCTCAGCGAAGGACAGATATGAATGGTTGGTGAACCACATCGTGAAGAATCACAATGAGACCTGGCCGGCGATGAGCCGACGCATGCAGACAGCCCCGGAATACAAGGAATATGTCTTTCTAGAAGGTTCAGCAAAGGCAAAAAAGCTTTTCCAGCAGCATATTCATCGGCTTAAACAGGAGCACACCGAGAGACGTCGTAAGGGGTACCTCGGCGCTCTTCCTTTGGCTTTGAGCTCTTTAGTTTCGGAGCTGGCTGAAATCGAGCACTTAAGCTGGTCTGGCGTGCAGAAGGTGCTGGAGTCCAAAAAGGACTTTGACCATTGGTTTGTGGTTCTCGAGGATGCCCCGTGGGAGGACACGCCTCACCTTGACAATATGGAAGATGACCGCATACCCTTTGATGTTCTGGATACCACTGCAGCAGAGATCATCTTTGACGCTCACCTCGACCATTTGCGAAACGAGTGCAAGCGCGCCGAGATGCGCCATGAATTTAAAATGAAACTCGCGTCCTCGCCCTTTGTCACCCCTGGCAGGCCGTGGGAGGAGGCTCGCAGCTTCATAATGAATGAAGACTTCTATCAGTGGCTTGAGGAACCAGAATACTTAGATATCTACAACAGACACCAAAAAGTCATCATTGACAGGGCAAAGGAGGATTTCCAGGAGCTTCTGCTCGAGTATTCCGAGCTGTTTTATGAACTAAAGGTGGATGCCAAGCCGAGTAAAGAAAAGATGGGAGCAATTCAAGAAGTACTGGGAGAAGAGCAGCGCTTCAAGGCGTTACAGAAACTGCAGGCCGAGAGGGATGCTTTGGTACTGAAGCATATCCACTTTGTTTATCACCCAACCAAGGATACCTGCCCAAGCTGCCCACACTGTGTTGACAGCAAGATTGAGCAAATATTAGCTTCATGCTTTCCTACACGCTACCCCTCCTATGGAAAGTCTTACATGAATGACAGCAAGCCCGAAAGAATTAATCTAGTCATCTTGGGCAAAGACGGTTTAGCAAGAGAGTTGGCCAACGAGATCCGGGCCTTGTGCGCCAACGATGACCTTTACGTccttgaaggtaaaatgtatgaGCTTGTACTCAGGCCGATTGAAGGTAATGTCAGGCTTCCTGTTAACTTCTTCCATACCCCCACGTTTACGCCTCACGGATGCTTGTGCTTGTACAACTCGAAGGAATCTCTGTCTTACGTCGTTGAAAGTATTGAGAAGTTGCGAGAGTCCACGCTTGGCAGGAGGGACAGCCACATCGCTGGGCTTCCTCTGTCCCTCCTGTTGGTCACCAAGAGAGGAATGGGAACATTAGGTGACCTTGGTGGGGAGACTGCCCAAATCTTGATTGCACAGGGTCAGCAGATAGCCATTAAACTGCAGTGTAATTATCTGGAACCTGCCCTGCCTGGTTCAGGTTATGGACGAAATGTGAATGAAAAGCAGATAAACCAGGTGATAAAGAGTCTCTTAGACATTCGGAGAAATGCTGTGTTCCGTAGTGGTTCTCCATCCCCACCCCCTCTACCTCAGAGTATCAGGGACCTGCAGCAGGACCAGAGTCCAGAGGCCGATTTGCGTATCGTTATGTGCCTGATGTGTGGCGATTCCTATGATGTAGACCAACTCCTCTCGCCCTTCTTGCTGCCTCAGCATTGTAGACCAACCTATTCCAGCTGTAATTCAGTGCTTTTAGAGCAGTCAGTCAGTGGCCAAAGGCTGACTATAGAGCTGTCTCTACTGTCCTATCATGCTTCTTTTACCATGCGTAAGAGTCGACTGGCACATGGGTACATAGCCGTTTACTCTGCTCGCCGTAAGGCCTCGTTAGAAACCTTGTGTGCCTTGCTCTGTGAGGTCCCGGACATTGTTCCAGTCCAGCTGCTAGCTGTTGGAGAAACCGAGACGGAGCTCACAGACTCTGAGTCGGTACGAGAGCTGCTCACCCAAGGTAAAGAATTGGCCAGTGAAATTGAGGGTAATTTTGCCAGTGTGGTCTGTGGAGCCGGTGGAGTTGTGGGAGGCTTGCACAGGATAGACCTTTTTCAGTCATTCTTCACGGAGGTAGTGGAAAAGAAGACTCTAGTCGAAGCCACTCATACATATGATAACGCCGCAGAGGCCTGTAGCACAAACGAGAATGTGTATTCACCCCAGTGTGGTTCCCCGAGCCCTGTCACTATGCTTTTAGATTATGAGGAGGACATGGAAGCCTCCCCGCCTTACTACGATGGTACTCTCACCTCTCACAGTGGATTTCGAATCCCTGACATGGACTCTGGTGACACGTTCTCTGTCATATCTGAACTTAGCACCTTTGAGAACAAGCTGAACAACAAAGGCTCTTCACACGTGAGACCCAGGCCCAGTGTCACCTTCGACATCAGAAAGCACAACTTCAACCCTTACATGGACTCCGGTACCCATCGACGTTCTTTTACCTCCAATGTGACTTGGCCCTGTGGAGACGGAGTCTACGATCCGTCTGACTATGCCGAGCCAGTAGATGCAGTCTCCAAGCCTCGACCCAGGCATGAAGAATGCATATACTCAGTGCCTCATGACAGCACACAGGGTAAGATCATCACCATCCGGAACTCTAACAGGATGCACTCTAACGGAGGCGTCAATGGCTCCGACAGCGAAGGGGACGGTAACTCTTTGGAGCGTCGCAGGAAGTTCTCCGCAGCGGGAGTGAAGCCACGGCTATACAGGGACCGTTCCAAGCGCCTGGGCAAGTTTAGCAACTTCCGCACCAGCTTCTCTATCGGCAGCGACGACGAGCTCGGCGTACTTCCCAAGACAAAGGAGGATGAAGTAACGGTTTTGAAGGGAGAGTCACTTATCGAAGAAGGAGACGATAAAAAGAGGAACATTCTAAGGAGCCTTCGTCGACCTGGCAAA AAAACTCGACTGAAGCCCCGACATTCTATCTCCAAACCCTTGGAGAGTACTTACTTTGGGGTGCCTTTGGTTACCGTTGTGTCACCTGACAGGCCAATCCCAGTGTTTATCGATAAATGTATTCGCTTCATTGAAGCCACAG GTTTGACCACGGAGGGAATATACCGAGTGAGCGGAAACAAGTCTGAGATGGAGACCATGCAGAGACAGTTTGAGCAGG ACCACAGTCTGGACCTGGTGGAGAAGGACTTCTCTGTGAACACGGTAGCCGGAGCACTGAAGAGCTTCTTCTCCGAGCTGCCCGAGCCGCTGATCCCATACAGTACTCAGGTGGAGCTGGTGGAGGCTTTCA AGATAAACGATCGAGAGCAGAGGCTGCACACCATGAAGGACCTGCTGAGGAGGTTCCCTCGAGAGAATTATGAAGTTTTCAAGCACATCATGGGTCACCTGAACAA GGTCAGCCAGTGGAACAAAGCAAACCTGATGACCAGCGAGAACCTGTCCATCTGCTTCTGGCCCACGCTGATGAGGCCGGAGGTCACCACCATGGACGCGCTGACCCTCACGCCCACCTACCAGGCCATCGTGGAGACCTTCATCCATCAGTGCGCCTTCTTCTTCTACAACCAGGCGCCCGTCGAGTCTCCCACCGGACTCTACGGCTCCGCCGTGTCCTCCGTCCTGCCCCCCTCGCCCGGCGGCGCGCCCTCGTGCGGCCCTCCGCCCTCGCGCTTCAGCCCGTCCCCTCTGTCGCCCCCCGGGTCGCCCCCGCAGAGCCCTCACACCGACGCGTCCGAGGCGCACACACTGTGA
- the tmprss13b gene encoding transmembrane protease serine 13b has protein sequence LSPQHGENPPPYYLVVNPDDPPPPYTGSQGPVSGPPVITYYSNQPVPYYPPPPVLQPVAAPVYQNQPDYPQTRLVVTRHKKLPRYGGSGGLVFLLIFIGVVIWLGVRYGTPFQSTATTEKCMYMVTCEGHECKDGRNETHCVRFGSKNELQVMTVNSSSFLPVCFIGWNQNLANKTCKQLGFRGSYDYGPLVSSSSLFYSVTTQSSNTVQGKIIASSSCPDHQSVFLQCSDCGFSNVTSRIISGSVAESGEWPWQASLHFQGYHVCGGSLVAQDFIVTAAHCFSSASSLLPKNWQVYLGTVSQDMLPPPYFVAEIILHKLYNPATKDYDIALLKLSLPVRLSGTIQPVCLPMFDQVVSANRQCWTTGFGTTVEGVDVGSTMLMDVAVGIIDLSVCNNNSIYTEQVTENMLCAGDLQGGKDTCQGDSGGPLVCQEDDRHWYLFGVTSWGVGCGRRHKPGVYSNVHSLLEWIHSQMGKSSRDPTAV, from the exons TTATCCCCTCAGCACGGAGAAAACCCTCCTCCCTACTACCTGGTGGTGAACCCTGATGACCCTCCTCCTCCATACACGGGGTCCCAGGGGCCCGTCAGCGGCCCTCCTGTTATAACCTACTACAGCAACCAACCTGTTCCGTATTATCCGCCTCCACCAGTGCTTCAGCCTGTCGCTGCGCCCGTTTACCAAAATCAAccag ACTATCCACAGACCCGACTAGTGGTGACACGGCATAAAAAACTACCCCGGTACGGAGGCTCAGGTGGCCTGGTGTTCTTGTTGATTTTCATCGGAGTGGTCATCTGGCTGGGAG TGCGATATGGGACGCCATTCCAGTCCACTGCTACGACTGAGAAATGCATGTACATGGTCACCTGCGAAGGACACGAATGCAAAGACGGCAGAAATGAGACGCACTGCG TGAGGTTCGGATCAAAAAACGAGCTGCAGGTCATGACCGTGAACTCCAGCAGCTTCCTTCCCGTCTGCTTTATAGGCTGGAATCAGAACCTGGCCAACAAAACCTGTAAACAGCTCGGATTCAGGGG AAGTTATGACTACGGACCTTTAGTGTCCAGCTCATCATTATTTTACTCAGTGACCACTCAGTCCTCAAACACCGTACAGGGAAAAATTATAGCCAG TTCATCATGTCCTGATCATCAGTCGGTCTTCCTCCAGTGCAGTG ATTGCGGATTTTCAAACGTAACCTCCCGGATCATCAGTGGGAGCGTTGCAGAGTCAGGCGAGTGGCCGTGGCAGGCCAGCCTACACTTCCAGGGCTACCACGTCTGTGGAGGCTCGCTGGTGGCTCAAGACTTCATCGTGACCGCTGCACACTGCTTCAG CTCAGCCTCGAGCCTGTTGCCTAAAAACTGGCAGGTGTATTTGGGAACGGTCTCCCAGGACATGCTTCCACCACCATACTTCGTGGCTGAGATCATTCTGCATAAGCTTTACAATCCAGCGACGAAGGACTACGACATCGCTCTGCTCAAACTCAGCCTCCCCGTCAGACTTTCAG GAACAATCCAGCCTGTGTGCCTTCCTATGTTTGACCAAGTCGTCTCAGCGAACAGGCAGTGCTGGACAACTGGTTTTGGAACCACGGTGGAAGGTGTCG acgtcGGTTCCACTATGCTGATGGATGTGGCGGTGGGTATAATCGACTTGTCTGTGTGTAACAACAACTCCATCTACACAGAACAGGTTACAGAGAACATGCTCTGTGCGGGTGACCTGCAGGGAGGAAAAGACACctgccag gGTGACAGTGGAGGGCCTCTAGTGTGTCAGGAGGATGACCGGCACTGGTACCTCTTCGGTGTGACgagttggggggtgggatgtGGTCGCAGACACAAGCCAGGCGTCTACAGCAACGTACACAGTCTTCTAGAGTGGATCCACAGCCAGATGGG CAAGTCAAGCCGTGACCCCACTGCAGTCTGA